One window of the Sebastes umbrosus isolate fSebUmb1 chromosome 1, fSebUmb1.pri, whole genome shotgun sequence genome contains the following:
- the LOC119496851 gene encoding CTTNBP2 N-terminal-like protein, which yields MLEFPKSSEGLMKSKLNMESLTKPELLMLFSILEGELEARDLVIEALKAQRKELFIQERYSRYNLSDPFLALQRDSEAVGDQNTDPGCSSSTSNPLVVLKLVVSHCRRMQEKMLAQLAAAESRHRRVIADLEEEKRRHAEDTAEGDDVTYILEKERERLQQQLDFERSQVRRLEKEQRRITDQLEEERVQHKQLSCALAKECKWASTRALEEGHRLTELNRKLDKEKEACQALREELEDERRRALRMEARVEEQLAEFDTEREQLRSRLKKEEAHCCQLQQQVDELKGKLEEVNMMRDVREAVTAPVEAEGEEWATKVPLGKTAFGTIAVEDIEEDRNEQPAQLRVNGHHCPMETNGHHDPNNALSDNICVQNGNENSPIHQTSFSTLPPSSPCASPVLAKRPPGSPSPGGYQSPYQAGINQRFHAARHKFQGTVDPEPQSPPAQPALPLSPKDVSPVTSCSPPEASPVKQMARSTVTQVLSRFTTAQQSATPKLAAPNNSPFGTDYRSLAAPLSPIIGRAAGALPQGIRSPTIPRADRGNPPPIPPKKPGLAQAPPSPAAVPRSASHFSDSPLSGSCGLTSSQEAVKELDMVVSSN from the exons ATGCTGGAGTTTCCAAAGAGCTCAGAGGGCCTTATGAAG TCCAAGCTGAATATGGAGAGTTTGACCAAGCCAGAGTTGCTGATGCTTTTCAGCATCCTGGAAGGAGAGCTGGAGGCCCGGGACCTGGTCATTGAAGCCCTAAAG GCCCAGCGTAAAGAGCTGTTCATCCAGGAGCGCTACAGCAGGTACAACCTCAGCGACCCCTTCCTGGCCCTGCAGAGAGACAGCGAGGCGGTCGGGGACCAGAACACGGATCCGGGCTGTTCTTCCTCTACCTCCAACCCTCTGGTGGTTCTCAAACTGGTGGTGAGCCACTGCAGGAGGATGCAGGAGAAGATGTTGGCCCAGCTGGCTGCAGCGGAAAGCAGGCACAGAAGG GTCATTGCAgatctggaggaggagaagaggaggcatGCTGAGGACACAGCGGAGGGAGATGATGTCACTTACATcctggagaaggagagggagcgCTTACAACAACAG CTGGACTTTGAGCGGAGCCAGGTCCGGCGGTTGGAAAAAGAACAGCGGCGGATTACCGACCAGCTAGAAGAAGAACGGGTTCAGCACAAACAGCTCTCCTGCGCTTTGGCCAAAGAGTGCAAGTGGGCAAGCACCAGGGCTCTGGAGGAGGGTCACCGGCTGACCGAGCTGAACCGCAAACTGGACAAG GAGAAGGAGGCTTGTCAGGCCCTGAGAGAAGAGTTGGAGGACGAGAGGAGGAGAGCCCTGAGGATGGAGGCGAGGGTGGAGGAGCAGCTGGCCGAGTTCGACACGGAGCGAGAGCAGCTCCGCTCGCGTTTGAAGAAGGAGGAAGCTCACTGCTGTCAGCTACAACAACAG GTAGACGAGCTGAAGGGGAAACTGGAGGAGGTGAATATGATGAGAGACGTTAGGGAGGCAGTTACAGCTCCAGTAGAGGCAGAAGGAGAGGAGTGGGCCACAAAAGTTCCTCTAGGAAAGACAGCATTTGGCACTATTGCGGTCGAGGACATTGAGGAAGACAGAAACGAGCAACCCGCGCAGCTAAGAGTCAACGGTCACCACTGTCCGATGGAGACCAACGGGCACCACGATCCAAACAACGCTCTCTCAGATAACATCTGTGTACAGAATGGGAATGAAAATTCTCCAATTCATCAGACATCATTCTCcactctccctccttcctccccctgCGCCTCGCCCGTCCTCGCCAAACGTCCACCAGGCAGCCCGAGCCCCGGTGGCTACCAGTCTCCCTACCAGGCCGGGATCAACCAGCGCTTCCACGCCGCTCGTCATAAGTTCCAGGGTACCGTTGACCCAGAGCCTCAGTCCCCGCCAGCGCAGCCTGCTCTTCCCCTCTCGCCAAAGGATGTCTCCCCCGTGACCAGCTGCTCTCCCCCAGAAGCCAGCCCGGTCAAGCAGATGGCCCGGAGCACCGTCACTCAAGTCCTGTCTCGCTTCACGACCGCGCAGCAGAGCGCCACGCCGAAACTCGCGGCACCGAACAATTCACCCTTCGGTACGGACTACCGCAGCCTGGCGGCGCCCTTGTCTCCGATCATCGGAAGGGCAGCGGGAGCTCTTCCACAGGGGATCAGATCACCCACCATCCCCAGAGCAGACAGAGGCAACCCTCCACCCATCCCCCCCAAGAAGCCCGGTCTGGCACAGGCCCCTCCCTCCCCGGCCGCCGTGCCCCGGTCCGCCAGCCACTTCTCCGACAGCCCGCTCTCAGGCAGCTGTGGCCTCACCTCCAGCCAGGAGGCAGTCAAAGAACTGGACATGGTGGTTTCCTCTAATTAA